AGGAAATCCGTCCCCGGGCCAGGCTCCACAAGTACGCGGCGGTGGTTTCCGCCCGGAACGAGGAAAATGTGATCGGCGACCTGATTGCCAGCCTGAAGGCCCAGCGCTACCCATCGGAGCTGCTGGACATCTACATAGTGGCCGACAACTGCACAGACCGCACCGCCGAGATCGCCGAGGCCGCCGGCGCCATTGTATACCGGCGCTCCAGCCGCACGGAGGTGGGCAAGGGGTATGCTCTGGACTGGTTCTTTGCCCGGCTGTGCCGGGAGCGGCGGGACTACGACGGATATTTTGTCTTTGACGCCGACAATCTGGTGGACCCCAACTTTGTGGCGGAGATGAACCGCACCTTTGACTCCGGCAAATACGACGCCCTCACCAGCTACCGCAATTCCAAGAACTTCGGCAGCTGCTGGATTTCCGCCGGATACTCCATCTGGTTTTTGCGGGAAGCCCGGTTTCTCAACGCCGTGCGCTGTGCCCTGGGTCTGAACTGCGCCATCTCCGGCACCGGCTTTCTGGTCTCTGACCGTCTGATCCGGGAAAACAGGGGTTGGCCCTTCCACCTGCTGACGGAGGATATCCAGTTCTCAGCGGACTGTGCCGTCCGGGGCCGCCGGATCGGCTACTGCGGCCGGGCCATGGTCTATGACGAGCAGCCCATCACCTTGCGCCAGTCCTGGGATCAGCGGCTGCGCTGGTCCAAGGGCTTCTACCAGGTGGACGGCCGCTACAGCTGGGCGCTGCTGCGGGGTATCCTTTACGGCGGACGCCGTGGATTTTCCTGCTATGACATGCTGATGACCATTGCCCCGGCCATGCTGCTCAATGTGGGGCTGGTCCTCTTCAACGGGGTCATTGTCGCCGCCGCCTTTTCCCTGCCCCACTTCCTGACCCGCTGGGTCATCCGGGAGGTGGTCCACACGGTGGTCTTCCTGCTTGTGAACTTCTATTTGGGCATGCTGCTGTGCGGCGGCCTCACGGTTTTGAGCGAGTGGAAGGCCATTGAGGCCAAGCCGGTGCAAAAGATCGTCTATCTCTTCACCTTCCCCTTCTTTATGCTGACCTATGTCCCCATCTCCCTTGCGGCCCTTGTGCGCCGGGTGGAGTGGAAGCCCATCCGCCACAACGCGGTGAAAAAAGCCTAAAAAAACAGTGTGCATCAAATCGACTGTGAAAAAGACAGCTCCTTTCTTGGAGCTGTCTTTTTCTCCTATCCGCACGTTCAGGCTTTTTTGCCCTTCAGATGGTCAAAAAAGGCCCTGTTATGCCGGCAGGACTCACTGTCCGGTTTGATGCCGCAGGCCATCTCATTGTAGGACTCCGCCCGCGCGGCGTCTCCCATTCGGTAGCAGCACACGCAAAGCTGCAGCGCGGGCACATAGCCGTAGCACTCCGGGATGGTAAAGCCGCCGCGCTCCTCCATCGGACACTCCAGGGCCCGCTCATACCAGTAGACGGCGCTGGACCATTCCTCCCTCTCCTGAAAAAACCGCCCCAACTCACAGCAGCTCTCCGCCCGGGGCGGACCAAAGCGCAGGCCGAAGGCCAGTGCCTGGAATCGGAGTTCCTGCTCTCCAAGGCGCTCATAGCACCCCGCCAGGTCCCGGCTGGCCTGGATGTTGTTCTCCACCCAGCCCTCCCCGCTCTCCAGGAATTCCTTCAGCACCCGGGCCGCCTCCCGGTCCCTCTGGTGATAGGTCAGCTCCCGGCCATAGTAAAAGCGCTCCCGGGGCGAGAGCCTTTTCCCTTTGGCCATTAAGCCCTCCAGGATGCGGAGATTCCGGTCCGGGTCCCCGGGTCCAATTTTTTGGTGGGTGACGGCGGCCTCTCCGTAGACGACCTTTCCCGCCGGGGCAATGACCTCATGGACCGCGCCCTCCCAGCGCAGCTTTGCCTCCCGGCGGATGAGACGCTCCCGGTAGTAGGTAAAGGTGGGCCGGCCGGCCGCGTCAAAGGCCGTGTGGTAGGGCAGCATCACCACGTCCGTGTCCGGCTCCAGCTCCCTTTTCAGCTGCGTCAGCGCCCTTTGATCCTCCGGCTTCAGCACATCGTCGCCATCCAGCCACATCAGGTAGTCCATACGCCCCAGGTCAAAGGCAAAATTGCGCGCGGCGGAAAAGTCATCTCTCCAGGGGAATTCATAGACCCGGTCCGTATACCGCCGGGCCTCCTCTCTGGTACGGTCGGTGCTGCCCGTATCCACCACCACGATCTCATCCACCGCGTCTCCCACAGAGTCCAGGCAGCGGGGCAGGGTTTCCTCCTCATTCTTTACGATCATGCAAAGGCTGATGGTATTCATAGCGACTCCTTCCACTTTGAGAC
This window of the Dysosmobacter acutus genome carries:
- a CDS encoding glycosyltransferase family 2 protein; this translates as MNTISLCMIVKNEEETLPRCLDSVGDAVDEIVVVDTGSTDRTREEARRYTDRVYEFPWRDDFSAARNFAFDLGRMDYLMWLDGDDVLKPEDQRALTQLKRELEPDTDVVMLPYHTAFDAAGRPTFTYYRERLIRREAKLRWEGAVHEVIAPAGKVVYGEAAVTHQKIGPGDPDRNLRILEGLMAKGKRLSPRERFYYGRELTYHQRDREAARVLKEFLESGEGWVENNIQASRDLAGCYERLGEQELRFQALAFGLRFGPPRAESCCELGRFFQEREEWSSAVYWYERALECPMEERGGFTIPECYGYVPALQLCVCCYRMGDAARAESYNEMACGIKPDSESCRHNRAFFDHLKGKKA
- a CDS encoding glycosyltransferase family 2 protein, whose product is MLRFVRHLNESIILFLGIIYAYQAVYTLIGLWLRRRKEIRPRARLHKYAAVVSARNEENVIGDLIASLKAQRYPSELLDIYIVADNCTDRTAEIAEAAGAIVYRRSSRTEVGKGYALDWFFARLCRERRDYDGYFVFDADNLVDPNFVAEMNRTFDSGKYDALTSYRNSKNFGSCWISAGYSIWFLREARFLNAVRCALGLNCAISGTGFLVSDRLIRENRGWPFHLLTEDIQFSADCAVRGRRIGYCGRAMVYDEQPITLRQSWDQRLRWSKGFYQVDGRYSWALLRGILYGGRRGFSCYDMLMTIAPAMLLNVGLVLFNGVIVAAAFSLPHFLTRWVIREVVHTVVFLLVNFYLGMLLCGGLTVLSEWKAIEAKPVQKIVYLFTFPFFMLTYVPISLAALVRRVEWKPIRHNAVKKA